CATTGAAGCGCGCATGGTGGCTACTACCTGCGGATGCTGGGCCAGCAAGTACCACATCCACGATAAGGCGTTGGCTGATGTTTCGTGGCCTGCCACGAGTAGGATGAGCGCTTCGTCTACTACTTGGTCTTCCGTCATGGGCTCGCCGGTATCTTCGTAGCGTACATCGAGCAGCATCTGGAGCAAGTCGTCGTGGGCGTCGCCGATTTGCTGGCGCTGACGGACGTAGCCGCGCACCATTCCGCGAAGCTCCGAAGCTAGCTTGTCGTGCGCCCGGAACTGGTTGCGCAACGACAGCCACGGCCGCAGATACGGCTGCCGAATGGTGCGCACATAGAAAGCCTGAATGGCCGTAAGCAGCGCCGACATACGCTCCAGCTCGGCATTATCGACGTTGGTGCTGAAGGTGGAGCGCGCAATGATGCGAAAGGCAGTGTTCGTCATGAGCCGGTGCACAGCCACTTCCACGGCGCCGCCCGCCTGCTCTAGCTGCCGTTCGAGCGGCTTCAAGCATTCGTTAATCTCAGCCTGCATCACGCCTACCAACCCCGCCACACGCTGGCGGTGAAAGCCGGGCTGAATCAGGCGACGCTGCTGAAGCCAGTAGCTGCCTTCACTCGTAAGCAAGCCGTGGCCTAGGTACCGCGCAATACCGTGTGAGAATTCCGACTTCGGGTAGTTACGGTGGTTTTTCTGCAAGATGTGCTGCACCAAGCCAGGGTCACGGGTAAGCAACGTCGGGCGCACCCCGCCGATGTACATGATCAGCGTATCGCCGTAGGTATCTAGGTAGCTGTTGAGAATCGGGATGGGGTTAGCGGCCAGTAACATCGAGCCAAGCAACGACCGCATACGCGGCACCACGGGAATTTTCTGGGTAGCTAGGGTGGTAGCAGACATACATAACAAACGTTAGGCAGCTTCAAGATAGCGCAGGACGCCATGCTTTTGGCGCCTATCGTTCTGAGCAACCAGAAAACGCAGCGAATCTTGCCTCCGATTCTGCTGGTTGCTGGGCATGGCAACGCTATTCTCTTGCCCAAAACACAACATAAAGCCTAGTTTCGTTCGTACACTTCTCACAGGCTAGCCACTGGTGGCCTGTCACCAGTTCTGCCTACTCTCCCAAAACCAACCTTCACCGCTTATGTGGACCCAGCAAAAAAACGATACCCTAGCCCCGCTCGAAGAACTACAAGGTCGTACCGTGGGCCTCAAGTTTGAGTGCAATCAGTGTCATACTGAAGTATTTACCGACCTACTCGGCGTACCGGCACCCGATTCTGATGCCTCGGCGCTCGATGAAACAGATCAGTTTGAAACCGAAGAAATAAAGTGCCCTGGCTGCGACATGATTCACAGCATCACCGTGAAGAGCACGTTTGACGGTGTGCAGTTCGACGTTTCGGATGTTGCCTCTGATAAAATAAGCTACCAAGTAGCTGAGCCAGAAGCCTAAACCAATACTCTTGACCGAGCAAAAAGGCCACTGCATCCGCAGTGGCCTTTTCTGTTTAGCGAAAAGCTAGGTTTACTTCTCTCGCTCGATGGTGTAGTTGATCAGTTGCTCGAGCGAGTCACGAGCCGGTGAGACGGGGAACGTATACAGCAGTTGCAACGCCTCATCACGATACCCCTGCATGCGGCGCACGGCGTAATCGAGGCCACCCGATTTTTTCACGAAGTCGATGACCGCTTGCACCCGGTCTTTACGGCCGTCGTTGTTCTGCACGTTGAAGATAACGCGGCGCTTGGTGAGCCAATCAGCTTGTTGCAGCGCGTAAATCAGCGGCAGCGTCATCTTTTTCTCTTTGATATCGATGCCCACCGGCTTGCCAATTTCAGCGGTACCGTAGTCGAACAAGTCGTCTTTGATCTGAAAGGCTATACCAACCTTCTCACCAAAAAGGCGGGCGCGCTCAATCATTTCCGCGTTGGCACCCGTCGAGGCCGCACCTACGGCGCAGCAGGAGGCAATTAGGGAGGCAGTTTTCTGACGAATGATGTCGAAATACACGTCCTCCGTGATATCGAGGCGGCGAGCTTTTTCAATTTGCAGCAGTTCCCCTTCGCTCAGCTCGCGTACCGCGTTCGACACGATTTTGAGTAGTTCAAAATCGTTGTTCTCCAGGCTTAGCAGCAGGCCTTTGCTCAGCAGGTAGTCGCCCACGAGCACCGCAATCTTGTTCTTCCAGAGTGCGTTGACAGAGAAAAAGCTGCGGCGATAATTCGATTCGTCTACTACGTCGTCGTGCACGAGGGTGGCGGTGTGCAGCAGTTCGATGAGCGCCGCGCCACGAAATGTGGCCTCGGGCAAGGTGTCGGCTCCGCTGATTTTGGCCGTAAAAAACACGAACATCGGCCGAATCTGCTTGCCCTTGCGCTTCACGATATAGTTCATGATTTTGTCGAGCAAGGAAATCCTGCTCTGCATGGACGCGCGGAATTTGTGTTCAAATTCCTCCATTTCGGCCGCAATCGGGGCCTTAATAACGTCCAGGCTAATTTTCATGCGTAAAGCTTGAGCAACTCAAGGCGCCGCAATGATACGGCGAGGCAGAGCGGTTTCCTAACAGTTAGCTCAGCAGGGTGGTTTTGTTATGCCTTCTTATACGCAGACGCTAAAGTTGGAGTAACCTTATTGGTGTATCCAAACAATTACTATCCGATGATAGTCCTACTACGACTTCAAAGCCGTAGTGCCGCTTATCATACTAGTTGCCTGCTATTTTTACGCACCCTTACCTAGCTTTTCGCATGTCCCTCGCTCCTACTGTTGTCGACTTCCTTCTGACCAACCCTTCCCACTCCCGTTCCTTCGCGGCTGATGCACGCTACCTCGCTAACGGCCAACCCAAGCCGGTGGTGGTGTTTGTGCATGGTTTTAAAGGCTTCAAAGATTGGGGGCATTTCAACTTGCTGGCAGACTACTTTGCACTACAGGGCTTTGTGTTTGTGAAGCTCAATCTCTCCCACAACGGCGTGGTACCGGGTGGCACCGGCGATTTGGAAGATATGGAAGCTTTCGGGCACAACAATTTCAGCATCGAGCTCGACGACCTAGGTTCCTTGCTCGATGCGCTGTACCAACCTGGTGCTACGCCGCTGCCCGCCACGGAGCTAGACCTAGGTCGCTTGTTCCTGATTGGGCACAGCCGTGGCGGCGGACTCGTGCTGCTGAAAGCTGCCGAAGACCCGCGCGTGACAGCCGTGGCCGGCTGGGCGCCCATGAGCGACTACGATCAACGCTGGCCCGCCGAAGTAATGCGTCAGTGGCAAGCCAATGGCGTGCAATACATTGAGAATGGCCGCACCGGCCAACGTATGCCGCTTTACTATCAATTAGTGGAGAACTTTCAGGCAAACCGCGAGCGGCTGGATATCCCGCTGAACGTGCGTACTAAGCTGCGGCAACCCTTGCTCATCCTCCACGGCGACCAAGACGAAACCCTGCCCCTGCAAATGGCCCACGACTTGAAAAGCTGGAAGCCCGACGCGGAGCTAGCTATTTTGCCCGGTGGCAATCATTCCTTTGGGGGTAGTCATCCGTGGCAGCAGAATACGCTGCCGGCCCAAGCTCAGGAAGTGGCCGACCGCACCATTGCCTTCTTTCAAGACCTAGGCTAACTCGCCGCCCAGACCGCTTATTGCGTTGGAAGCACTGACAGCTTATCTGCTGCTGGGCAGCAACTTAGGCGACCGAGCTGCGACGCTCCGGGACGCCATCACGCACCTGCAGGCGCTGGCAGGGCGCGTCACGGCCCAATCAGCCTATTACGAAACGGCTGCTTGGGGCCTAGAAGACCAGCCTGCCTTCCTGAACCAAGCCGTGCGCATGGAAACCACCCTCGCTCCGGAGGCGCTGCTAGATGCCTGTCAGCAAGTGGAGCAGTTCGCTGGCCGCGAACGACTTATCCGCTGGGGTGCCCGTACCCTCGATGTTGATATCATGCTCTATAACACCGCCGTGCTGGCTACCCCTAGGTTGCAAGTGCCGCATCCTCGCCTGCCCGAACGCCGCTTTGCCCTAGTCCCGTTGGCCGAAATAGCTGCGCAAGTAGTTCACCCAACGTTGGGGCGCACAGTAGCAGAGCTACTAGCGACGTGTGCAGATACGCTAGCCGTAACACGCATCAATAGCTAAGATATACAACGGCATTAGCCCCACCACTCAGCGGCAGTGGGCACTTCCTTGTGTTCCGGGCGGCCTTCTAGGGCCTGTCTGAATGCCGCTTCAGTCTGCTCCACTAGTCCTATCTAGGTACGCTGATGTCCTGCCAAGGAATAGGATAATTCTAGTGCCAGAGCAGTAACCCAGCAGAATAGTCGCTGCAGGATGCTAGCTGGGCTGAAACGTAATAAGATGAATAATATTTTATCCTGGATTTGTATACAATCGTTTCCGGGAACGATTCCGATCCTTTCATTTTCATCTGCCTACCAGAATAGGTAGCGCTGACCTTGGTGGCTGCTATCTTCCATAGTAAATGCTGCTCAAGGCCTTATGGAGCGCCCCAAGACCATCTGGAGTTTCTTTGCAGCCCACGCTTTTGTAATTGCATTTTCATCGGAAACGTTTGCGTGACTTCGTTAGAGGTTGTTTCCCGGTGCTGTTTGCCTGTATTCTTTTTCACCCCTCACAAAACCCTGCCTATGAAAATGTACGCTTGACCTACTACTCTTCCCACAACCAAAACAACCCATTATGAAAACAATGCTTTCCCTTCCCACAAGTAAATTATCAGCGCTGCTAGCCTGGCTTCTGAGTTTTAGTTGCTTAAACGTGTTAGCACAAGCGCCTCCCCTAGTGTACACGGTTGAGAATACGGGAGGAAGCTGCGCCGCGCCGCCGCTTCCTAGCTTCGACCAGCTACCTGCCATCCAGCCCTTAACCGACCCCTTTATGTGGTCAGATGGGCGGGGGCGCTCTACCCAGTTCAGCGACTGGGAGTGCCGGCGCAATGAGATCAAAGCCGAAATTGAGAACTACGAAATTGGGCGCCGGCCTACCCGCCCCGAAACCATTACAGCTAGCTACGCTCCCGGCACAGGCACTGCCAATGGCACCCTTACCGTGAACGTAACCGTGAATGGTAAAACGCTTACGCTGACTTCACAAGTGAGCCTACCAACAGGCCCTGGTCCATTTGCGGCTATCATTGGCATGAACAGCTTGTCGGGGAGCGTACCGGCGGCGGTTTTTACTAGCCGCAACATTGCCCGCATTCAGTACAACCACAACAACGTCACGACCTACGGAGCCCCGACCTTGAACGACCCTTACTTCCAGCTGTACCCAGATCAGAATTTGGAGAACTCAGGTCAATACGCGGCCTGGTCTTGGGGTGTGAGCCGTCTTATCGATGGTCTGGAACTAGTGCAGGCTAGCTTGCCGATCGACCTGAAGCACATTGGTGTAACGGGTTGCTCCTATGCTGGCAAGATGGCCTTGTTCTCCGGAGCTATGGATGAGCGCATTGCCTTAACCATTGCTCAAGAGTCGGGCGGGGGTGGCGCGCCGGCTTGGCGCGTCTCCGAGACCCTAGGTGCAGTGGAAAAGCTAGGTGCCACGGATTACAAATGGTTCAAGGATGACATGAAGCGATTCTCCGATGCAAACGTAGCCAAGCTGCCCGAGGATCACCACGAGCTGATGGCCATGATTGCACCCCGCGCCTTGCTAGTGACGGCCAACACAGATTTCGAGTGGCTGGCCAACCCCTCCGCGTATGTATCGGCTCGGGCCGCACACGAGGTATGGAAGACCTTTGGTATTGGCGACCGGTTTGGCTTCTACATTGATGGCGGCCACAACCACTGCGCCGTACCGGCTACCCAGCAGCCGGCCATGGAAGCTTTCGTCGACAAGTTCCTGCTAGGCAATACCAGCGTCAACACCAACATTACCGTGAACCCTTTCCCTGGGCTGTATTACCAGCGCTGGTTTAAGTGGTGGGGTACCAATAACCCTGTTTTACCCGCGGAGCCTCTCGGGAAAAGAACATGGCTGGAAGCCGAATGCGCCGCGACAGGTGCGAGCTGGGATATAGTGGCAGACCCTGAGGCTTCTAATGGAAGATATGTAAGGGTAAAAAGTGGCTTGAGCAGCCCCACAACCCCACCGACCGATCCATCTGCCTACTTGGTAATGCCATTCACAGCAGATAGTACCGCCGTTTATAATTTTGTTGCCAGGCAAAATGTGCCCGTTGGGGAAGATTATGGCTATTGGCTAAAGATTGATAATGGTGATTTCCAAAGTGTAACGAGTGAATTAGTGTCGAATGGTGGATTCGAAGCTGGAACTGGGAATACGTTAACGGGCTGGAGTGTTCTCAACGGAGGAGCTGCCGTTACCGCTACTACTGTGCCGGCCGAGGTTCATAGCGGGAGCCGCGCCATGAAAGCGGTGAACGCTACCGCACAAACTGACTATTGGAGAGTACAAGTGTCGAGTGCAGGAATCCCAACTACCATTGGGAAGCAATATGTGATTTCTTACTGGGTAAAAGCTCTTGCACCAAACGGATCTATCAGGATTTCTACCGGGACGAGCAATTCCCAGTTTCAGCCAGACCAAACCATTGGTACTGAGTGGCAACAGGTTTCCTGGACGATAACGGCCAACATTACTACTACTACTTTCTTGTTCGATATGGCCAAGGTAGCTAACACCTACTACATCGATGATGTCAGCATAAAAGAGGTAAATACCGGCAGTGGTTGGGGCTGGATCAAGTTAAAAGAGGCTCCACTTACCGCAGGAGCGCACACACTAACCGTTGCTTACAATGCAGGTGGCGGCACGAAACTAGACAAGATGGTAGTGGCTACCTCCCTAGCTTCCATTAGCGGCCTAGGAGCACCCACCACGTGCGGCACCGTTACGGGAAATTCGAATGCGTTGGCAAATACGGGCATCGAAGTTTACCCGAATCCTGCCAAAGACAAGATCAACATCAACCTAGGTCCTGACCAACTCCATGTGAGAAGCATCGATGTGGTAGATGTAGTAGGCAGAACCTTGTCGCAGGTGAGCGTAGGCAGACAAACCTCGCTGAGCATTCCGAGCGACAAACTGAAGCCAGGCGTTTATATCATTCGCTTTAAAGGTGATACAACTAAAACTCAGCGTGTAGTGATTCAGTAATAGACCAAGAAAGAAGCCTCGTCGTGGGGCTTCTTTCCAATGGATTTTTGGTACGTTACTTCAAGATAAAAGCCCCGGTTCACTGGAATGCAGTGAGCCGGGGCTTTTTGCTGTTCTTAAGAAAACCTATACCGCCGCCGAGCTGACGGCTACGGCCGGCGCAATCTTCTTCACTAACCCTTGCAGCACCTTGCCCGGTCCGCATTCCACGAACTCAGTAGCACCATCGGCGGCCATGTTCTGCACCAATTGGGTCCAGCGCACGGGCGCAGTGAGCTGACGCACCAGGTTCTGGCGAATTTCGTCGGGGTCACGGTGTGAGGCGGCGTCCACATTCTGATAGATGGGGCAAATGCCGGCGGCAAAAGGAGTTTGCTCGATAGCACGCGCTAGGGCAGCTTCGGCCGACTGCATTAACGGCGAGTGAAACGCACCACCTACGCTGAGCGGCAAGGCCCGCTTGGCCCCGGCGGCCTTGAGCTGCTCGCAGGCAATTTCGATTCCGCGCTGGCTACCGGAAATGACGAGCTGACCGGGGCAATTGAAGTTTGCCGCTACCACCACGTCGCCCGCCGTGCTAATTTCCTGGCAAATGCGCACTACCGTATCGTCGTCCAGACCTAGGATGGCGGCCATCGTGCCAGGCTGCTCCTCGCAGGCCGCTTGCATGGCTTGGGCGCGCTGAGCCACGAGTTGCAGGGCATCTTCGAACTTGAGCACCTTGGCGGCAACTAGCGCCGAAAATTCACCCAACGAGTGCCCCGCTACCATAGCTGGAGCTAGGTCGGGCAAGCTAGCAGCCAGGGCTACTGAATGCAGAAAGATAGCGGGTTGGGTAACGTTCGTTTGGCGCAAGTCTTCATCGGAGCCGGTGAACATCACGTCGGTTAGGCGGAAACCTAAGATTTCGTTGGCCTGATCCATGAGCTGACGAGCGGCGGGTTGTTGCTCGTACAAGTCGCGGCCCATGCCGCTGAACTGGCTGCCTTGGCCAGGAAAAATAACTGCTTTCATTGTCTAAATCAGAAGATTGGGCGGTTTGGTCGAATTAGCAGCCGAGGAAAGTACCCTTCCTCGGCTTTCGCAAAAGGTCCCGCAATCTGCACATTCTCGCTTCAAAAGTAAAAAAGGCGCACCTAGGTGCGCCTTTTTTACATCGTGTGCTTTGCTGACCTCAGCAGGCCACTGTACTTAGCTAGTGGTTGATTTGGACCCAGCCTTTAAAGATCTTCTTGGTGCCGTTCAGGTCAGCAAACTCCACCTCGGCCTGGTAGTAGTACAAGCCATCGGAGACCTTTCCGCCCTTGGCTCCCTCGGTGTTTGTGGCCTCCCCACTCCAGTCGATCAAGGGGTTGCTCCGGCTCTCGTATACCTTCACGCCCCAGCGGTTGAAGGCGGTAAAGTGCACCCGCCGTAGCGGGCTCGACACCTTCGGCCGGAACGTGTCGTTGATGCCGTCTCCGTTCGGCGTGAAGATGTTGGGCAACACAAACAGCTGGCAGTTGTCCACGCACACTTCCGCGCTCAGGGCGCTGCGCTGCCCGCGCACATCCACGGCTTGCACCTGATAGCAAGCTGCTTGCGAGAGCAGCCCGGTGTGGTTGTAATTTAGCTCGGGGCCACGGGTGGAGTCCAGCAGGGTGAGCTGCGGCTGGTCAGCAGGGCGGTAGAAGAGGCGGTAGTAGGCAATGTCAGTGGCACAGCCTGCGGGTGCATTCGTGTCTAGGGTCCAGTGCAGGTGGTTGGTGTAGGTTTCGCCTGGGCGCGGGAACACGCCGCTGCGCGTGCTAACCGCTGCGTTCAGGCTGTCGCAGTTGTTGACCAGCGTCAGCACCGGCGGGCACGGTATAGCCGCCAGAACCACACATTGCTGCTGGCTTAGGTTAATGAGAGTATTGAGATACGAGTTGCCGGGCAATCCATAACCACCCTCCGTCTGCACGTAGTAGCAGTAGCTCTGGCCTTTCTGCAAGGGCGCCGTGCTCGTGCCCGCGTCCACGTAGCTACCGCCAGTAGCTCCGCCCGTCACTGTGGCAATCTGCACAAACTGCGCGCCGGGTGTGGGGTCACGCCGGTACACCCGCGTGGGCCGCCCGGCGTTGCTCCAGGGCACATTGTAGATCCAACTTAGGTTCACCTGCGTGGCCGTCAGGTTGGCAGCCGCACTCAGGCGCACGCTCGAAGCAGGCTGTGTGGCCTCACTCTGCGCACTGGCTTGCCCAGGCGTGCCGCCCACGAAAAACTCCAGCTGGTAAGTATAAGCGTTGGCTTGCGTGTTCAGGCCCGTGTCCACGTAGCTCGTGTCAGCTAGGTTGCTCGTGTTGAATACCGACGTGAAGCTGGTGCTCTGCCCCACGGCCCGCGAGAGGCGGTAACTGCTAGGGGTCGGGAAATCCGCAGTTAAACCCGTCTTAGGTGCTGTCCAACGCACAGTGATGGCTCCAACTGTTGTACTAGTCTGGTCCACGGTCACATTTTTGAGTAGCGCGCTCTTGCCTAGCATATTCACGCAGGCTTCGATGGAAGCTAGGCTCGCCCCGCCGCCGGGAAGCGGGAAGGTGGCGTAGATGCGGTAGGAATAAGACTTTCCTCGCTCTAGGCCCTTGGTGTCGATGAACTGCTGCGTGTCTTTAGCTACAGAGCCCACCTGCACGTACCCTAGTGAGGCAGGTAGGCCCGTCTGGCAGGCATCGGGTGTGAAAGGAGTGCAACCCTCCTTGCGGAAGATCAGGAGTTGAATCCCATCACGGCCCGTGCAGTCGGCTAGGTAGCGATTCCAGCGTAGCGTTACGGAGGGCGGAATCGTTGCGTTCTGCTGCGCCACCAGCCCCGTTGGAGCAGGCCCCACCACTGTGATTCGCCAAACCTTCTCGTCAATAAACGGGTCAACTCCTGCGGGAGGCTGATCAGTAGCTTTGAATACAACTTGCGTTGGTTGATTTGAGATATTAGCGCAAGTAGGCGTCCAATTGAATACGCCACGTGCCCGATTAGCAGGGCTGTTCGACAATTGGCGGAAGGTAGCCGGAGGGATAATTCCGCTGTAAGCAGCTAGCGTAATCGGCTGGTTCTCGGGGTCTGTAGCCGTGACGTTGCCTTTAAACGGCGTACCCGCTACAACGCAGGTATCTGTTGGAATAATAACTGTAGGGCGCAGATTCGTGCTAGCTCGCACGATGATCTGCATGTCGCGCACGACTTGCCCAATCCGGCGGGCAGGCGCACCGGGCACCCGGCGCCATTCCTCTACAACAAATGCCACGTTGTAGCACCCCAGGGTGTTAGGGGCATTCCACACGATCTGGCCCGTGTACTTATTTTGCGTGAAGGTCACTGGGTTGCCGCCGGGGTTAGGACCCCCACCTGCTTTGCCTGGCTCAGCATCCGGACTACCCGAGGGATTACCCGCGAAAGCAACTGTAGTACCGCCAAACCTAGCAGCATCCGGGTACACATAGTCAGTGCAAATGGAAACAAGTGGTTGGTTGGTGCCTGGAGGGCTAATTGTACCTTTAACTTCGAGGGGCACTTGCTGGCTTTCCAACCGAACGTAAGCGAGTGAGTCACCATCGGCGTCGTAAGCCGCGGGGTTGTGAAGGAACACCTGCCCACGCGCAGCTAGGTCGACGGCGGGAGCAGTCAGTACAGGTGAGCGGTTTATGCCTAAAGCTGGATCTATGACGAAGGTGGTGCGAATGTAGAAGGTCTGGGTTTCAGGCCTCGTCATGTTGATAACGCAGTCATTTCGATACTCACCAATGTAGCTAACAGTGTAGGTACCAACGGCATTGTAGGTGTGCTCGAAGTAGAAAATGTTAACGTCCGTGTCATTTCCTATAGGGGTACCGTTGCCACCCGTTGGGTTGATGGAGCGTACTATCTGACCCAGCCCACTACTCGTGCCATCGCCAAAAAAGATGGTTTCTTTGTACGCATCAGCTGGACTCGAAGACTGTGTGTACAAGATCATCTTGAAAAAGAAGCGGCGTGGGTTGCGGCCCGCCGTCGTGTCGGACTTCACTTGTATATCACCGGCACGCAAGTGAGAAGCTTGTGCGATAGGCAAAAAAATTAGCCCTACCAGCAGCAAGGCTAGTAGGGCTAACAGGAACCGTTCAGAACGAATAGGTAGCTGAGGAAGCATATAGGAAACCTAGCAATAGCGTTGACTAGATTTCATGAAGGTAGGTAATAGGCTACACTATTACCATACCTAGCTAGCGGTTAATCTGCACCCAACCTTTGAAGGTTTTCTTGGTGCCGTTCAGGTCAGCAAACTCCACCTCGGCCTGGTAGTAGTACAAGCCATCGGAGACTTTGCCGCCGCTAGTTCCTTCGCCATTGGTGCCGTCGCCGGTCCAGTCGATGAGGGGATTATTTTGGCTCTCATACACCTTCACGCCCCAGCGGTTGAAGGCTGTGAAGTGAATGCGCCGCAACGGGCTCGATACCTTCGGCCGGAACGTGTCATTGAGCCCGTCACCATTGGGCGTGAAGATGTTGGGCAACACAAACAGCTGGCAATTGTCGGCGCATACCTCCGCGCTAAGGGCGCTGCGTTGCCCGCGTACGTCCACTGCTTGCACTTGGTAGCACACCGCTTGCGACAGCAGTCCTTTGTCGTCATAGCTAGTGATACCGGGGGCACGGGTAGAATCCCGTAAGCTCATCTGCGTCTCGTTAGCAGCCCGCGAGAAGATGCGGTAATAAGCAATATCGGTGACGCAGCCTGCGGGTGCATTCGTGTCTAGGTTCCAACGCAGGAGATTAGTGTACGTCTCTCCTGGGCGCGGGAACACCCCAGAACGACTGCTCACCACTGCATTGAGGCTGTCGCAATTGTTCACTAAGCGCAACACTGGCGGACACGGTATAGCCGCCAGTACCACACATTGTTGCTGGCTCAAGTTGATCAGCGTGTTCAGGTAAGAGTTGCCGGGCAACCCATAACCACCCTCGGTCTGCACATAGTAGCAATAGGTCTGTCCTTTCTGCAGGGGTGCCGCTGCCGTACCCTGATCCACGTAGCTACCGCCAGTAGCTCCGCCCGTTACGCTGGCAACCTGCACAAAGGTGGTGCTACCTGGGTTGCGACGGAAGACT
This Hymenobacter sp. GOD-10R DNA region includes the following protein-coding sequences:
- a CDS encoding cytochrome P450 gives rise to the protein MSATTLATQKIPVVPRMRSLLGSMLLAANPIPILNSYLDTYGDTLIMYIGGVRPTLLTRDPGLVQHILQKNHRNYPKSEFSHGIARYLGHGLLTSEGSYWLQQRRLIQPGFHRQRVAGLVGVMQAEINECLKPLERQLEQAGGAVEVAVHRLMTNTAFRIIARSTFSTNVDNAELERMSALLTAIQAFYVRTIRQPYLRPWLSLRNQFRAHDKLASELRGMVRGYVRQRQQIGDAHDDLLQMLLDVRYEDTGEPMTEDQVVDEALILLVAGHETSANALSWMWYLLAQHPQVVATMRASMAQVLGSRAATFADLPNLGYSLQIVQETMRLYPPAWILDRVAQEDDSYNGISLPKGTLISAYLLGVHHAPSLWEDAEVFRPERFAPELVKNQPPYAYVPFGGGPRLCIGNQFALTEMQLVLLEMLRRFEVGWIEQPPVQLQPLITLRPRQEIQLRFRARS
- a CDS encoding polyprenyl synthetase family protein, whose product is MKISLDVIKAPIAAEMEEFEHKFRASMQSRISLLDKIMNYIVKRKGKQIRPMFVFFTAKISGADTLPEATFRGAALIELLHTATLVHDDVVDESNYRRSFFSVNALWKNKIAVLVGDYLLSKGLLLSLENNDFELLKIVSNAVRELSEGELLQIEKARRLDITEDVYFDIIRQKTASLIASCCAVGAASTGANAEMIERARLFGEKVGIAFQIKDDLFDYGTAEIGKPVGIDIKEKKMTLPLIYALQQADWLTKRRVIFNVQNNDGRKDRVQAVIDFVKKSGGLDYAVRRMQGYRDEALQLLYTFPVSPARDSLEQLINYTIEREK
- a CDS encoding alpha/beta hydrolase family protein codes for the protein MSLAPTVVDFLLTNPSHSRSFAADARYLANGQPKPVVVFVHGFKGFKDWGHFNLLADYFALQGFVFVKLNLSHNGVVPGGTGDLEDMEAFGHNNFSIELDDLGSLLDALYQPGATPLPATELDLGRLFLIGHSRGGGLVLLKAAEDPRVTAVAGWAPMSDYDQRWPAEVMRQWQANGVQYIENGRTGQRMPLYYQLVENFQANRERLDIPLNVRTKLRQPLLILHGDQDETLPLQMAHDLKSWKPDAELAILPGGNHSFGGSHPWQQNTLPAQAQEVADRTIAFFQDLG
- the folK gene encoding 2-amino-4-hydroxy-6-hydroxymethyldihydropteridine diphosphokinase — encoded protein: MEALTAYLLLGSNLGDRAATLRDAITHLQALAGRVTAQSAYYETAAWGLEDQPAFLNQAVRMETTLAPEALLDACQQVEQFAGRERLIRWGARTLDVDIMLYNTAVLATPRLQVPHPRLPERRFALVPLAEIAAQVVHPTLGRTVAELLATCADTLAVTRINS
- a CDS encoding T9SS type A sorting domain-containing protein, coding for MLAQAPPLVYTVENTGGSCAAPPLPSFDQLPAIQPLTDPFMWSDGRGRSTQFSDWECRRNEIKAEIENYEIGRRPTRPETITASYAPGTGTANGTLTVNVTVNGKTLTLTSQVSLPTGPGPFAAIIGMNSLSGSVPAAVFTSRNIARIQYNHNNVTTYGAPTLNDPYFQLYPDQNLENSGQYAAWSWGVSRLIDGLELVQASLPIDLKHIGVTGCSYAGKMALFSGAMDERIALTIAQESGGGGAPAWRVSETLGAVEKLGATDYKWFKDDMKRFSDANVAKLPEDHHELMAMIAPRALLVTANTDFEWLANPSAYVSARAAHEVWKTFGIGDRFGFYIDGGHNHCAVPATQQPAMEAFVDKFLLGNTSVNTNITVNPFPGLYYQRWFKWWGTNNPVLPAEPLGKRTWLEAECAATGASWDIVADPEASNGRYVRVKSGLSSPTTPPTDPSAYLVMPFTADSTAVYNFVARQNVPVGEDYGYWLKIDNGDFQSVTSELVSNGGFEAGTGNTLTGWSVLNGGAAVTATTVPAEVHSGSRAMKAVNATAQTDYWRVQVSSAGIPTTIGKQYVISYWVKALAPNGSIRISTGTSNSQFQPDQTIGTEWQQVSWTITANITTTTFLFDMAKVANTYYIDDVSIKEVNTGSGWGWIKLKEAPLTAGAHTLTVAYNAGGGTKLDKMVVATSLASISGLGAPTTCGTVTGNSNALANTGIEVYPNPAKDKININLGPDQLHVRSIDVVDVVGRTLSQVSVGRQTSLSIPSDKLKPGVYIIRFKGDTTKTQRVVIQ
- the fabD gene encoding ACP S-malonyltransferase; translated protein: MKAVIFPGQGSQFSGMGRDLYEQQPAARQLMDQANEILGFRLTDVMFTGSDEDLRQTNVTQPAIFLHSVALAASLPDLAPAMVAGHSLGEFSALVAAKVLKFEDALQLVAQRAQAMQAACEEQPGTMAAILGLDDDTVVRICQEISTAGDVVVAANFNCPGQLVISGSQRGIEIACEQLKAAGAKRALPLSVGGAFHSPLMQSAEAALARAIEQTPFAAGICPIYQNVDAASHRDPDEIRQNLVRQLTAPVRWTQLVQNMAADGATEFVECGPGKVLQGLVKKIAPAVAVSSAAV
- a CDS encoding gliding motility-associated C-terminal domain-containing protein — protein: MLPQLPIRSERFLLALLALLLVGLIFLPIAQASHLRAGDIQVKSDTTAGRNPRRFFFKMILYTQSSSPADAYKETIFFGDGTSSGLGQIVRSINPTGGNGTPIGNDTDVNIFYFEHTYNAVGTYTVSYIGEYRNDCVINMTRPETQTFYIRTTFVIDPALGINRSPVLTAPAVDLAARGQVFLHNPAAYDADGDSLAYVRLESQQVPLEVKGTISPPGTNQPLVSICTDYVYPDAARFGGTTVAFAGNPSGSPDAEPGKAGGGPNPGGNPVTFTQNKYTGQIVWNAPNTLGCYNVAFVVEEWRRVPGAPARRIGQVVRDMQIIVRASTNLRPTVIIPTDTCVVAGTPFKGNVTATDPENQPITLAAYSGIIPPATFRQLSNSPANRARGVFNWTPTCANISNQPTQVVFKATDQPPAGVDPFIDEKVWRITVVGPAPTGLVAQQNATIPPSVTLRWNRYLADCTGRDGIQLLIFRKEGCTPFTPDACQTGLPASLGYVQVGSVAKDTQQFIDTKGLERGKSYSYRIYATFPLPGGGASLASIEACVNMLGKSALLKNVTVDQTSTTVGAITVRWTAPKTGLTADFPTPSSYRLSRAVGQSTSFTSVFNTSNLADTSYVDTGLNTQANAYTYQLEFFVGGTPGQASAQSEATQPASSVRLSAAANLTATQVNLSWIYNVPWSNAGRPTRVYRRDPTPGAQFVQIATVTGGATGGSYVDAGTSTAPLQKGQSYCYYVQTEGGYGLPGNSYLNTLINLSQQQCVVLAAIPCPPVLTLVNNCDSLNAAVSTRSGVFPRPGETYTNHLHWTLDTNAPAGCATDIAYYRLFYRPADQPQLTLLDSTRGPELNYNHTGLLSQAACYQVQAVDVRGQRSALSAEVCVDNCQLFVLPNIFTPNGDGINDTFRPKVSSPLRRVHFTAFNRWGVKVYESRSNPLIDWSGEATNTEGAKGGKVSDGLYYYQAEVEFADLNGTKKIFKGWVQINH